One genomic segment of Arachis duranensis cultivar V14167 chromosome 4, aradu.V14167.gnm2.J7QH, whole genome shotgun sequence includes these proteins:
- the LOC107486857 gene encoding DExH-box ATP-dependent RNA helicase DExH9: MGSVKRKSAEQEQLEIPPSQKQKQQTSNDDSVVEEGCGCVHHVSYPEGYVPNPSGSSNPKSSEPAKKFPFPLDPFQSQAIACLENNESVMVSAHTSAGKTVVASYAIAMSLRNGQRVIYTSPIKALSNQKYRDFKEEFSDVGLMTGDVTIDPNASCLVMTTEIWRSMQYKGSEVTREVAWIIFDEVHYMRDRERGVVWEESIVMSPKNARFVFLSATVPNAKEFADWVAKVHQQPCHIVYTDYRPTPLQHYIFPAGGDGLYLVVDEKGKFREDSFQKSLNALVPPNEGDKRKENGKWQKGLVLGRLGEESDIFKMVKMIIQRQYDPVILFSFSKRECEFLAMQMAKMDLNGVEEKDSIEKIFWSAMDMLSDDDKKLPQVSNMLPLLKRGIGVHHSGLLPILKEVIEILFQEGLIKCLFATETFSIGLNMPAKTVVFTNVRKFDGDKFRWLSSGEYIQMSGRAGRRGIDERGICILMVDEKMEPSTAKMMVKGAADSLNSAFHLSYNMILNQMRCEDGDPENLLRNSFYQFQADRAIPDLEKQIKILEEERESIVIEEENSLKDYYDLLDQHRSLNKEVHDIVISPRHCLPFLQPGRLVSLHCTSCDEDHHPIFSEDKLTWGLVINFERVKSNAEDDATIKAEDASYMVDVLTRCVVTKDKIGKKSVRIVPLKELGQPLVVSVPISQINTITSLRLYIPKDLLPLEARENTLKKVLETLSRFGEKGLPLLDPEEDLKIQSSSYKKLSRRIEALERLFEKHEIAKSPLIKQKLKMLHRKQELTAKIKSIKKTLRSSSALAFKDELKARKRVLRRLGYATGDNVVELKGKVACEISSADELTLTELMFNGVLKDIKVEEMISLLSCFVWQEKIQDAAKPREELDLLFVQLQDTARRVAQLQLECKVQIDVESFVKSFRPDIMEAVYAWAKGSKFFEIMEITQVFEGSLIRAIRRLEEVLQQLIEAAKSIGETQLEEKFEEAVSKIKRDIVFAASLYL, from the exons ATGGGTTCTGTGAAGAGGAAGTCTGCAGAACAAGAACAGCTGGAAATTCCTCCTTCTcagaagcagaagcagcaaACCTCAAACGACGATTCCGTCGTCGAAGAGGGGTGCGGCTGCGTCCACCACGTGTCCTATCCGGAAGGTTATGTTCCCAATCCCAGTGGCAGCAGCAACCCAAAGTCGTCGGAGCCAGCTAAGAAGTTCCCGTTCCCTCTCGATCCCTTCCAGTCCCAAGCCATTGCTTGCCTCGAAAACAATGAATCCGTCATG GTATCTGCTCATACATCTGCCGGGAAAACAGTGGTGGCCTCATACGCCATTGCCATGTCTCTGCGCAACGGACAGCGCGTTATCTACACTTCCCCTATCAAGGCCCTTAGCAATCAGAAGTACAGGGACTTCAAAGAAGAGTTCTCCGATGTCGGCCTTATGACCGGTGATGTCACAATCGATCCCAATGCTTCCTGCTTGGTCATGACCACCGAAATATGGCGCAGCATGCAGTACAAGGGCTCTGAGGTCACCAGGGAAGTTGCCTGGATCATATTCGATGAGGTCCACTACATGCGCGATCGCGAAAGGGGTGTCGTTTGGGAAGAGAGCATTGTTATGTCCCCCAAGAACGCTCGTTTTGTATTCCTATCTGCCACCGTGCCCAATGCAAAGGAATTTGCTGATTGGGTGGCAAAG GTGCATCAACAGCCTTGTCATATTGTTTATACTGATTACCGACCAACTCCACTCCAGCATTATATTTTTCCCGCGGGAGGTGATGGCCTATATTTGGTTGTAGACGAAAAGGGGAAATTCCGCGAAGACAGCTTCCAGAAATCACTGAATGCTCTTGTTCCTCCTAATGAGGGtgataagagaaaagaaaacggCAAGTGGCAAAAGGGTTTGGTGCTGGGAAGACTGGGTGAAGAAAGTGACATATTCAAGATGGTGAAAATGATCATTCAGCGTCAATACGATCCTGTGATACTGTTTAGCTTTAGCAAGAGGGAGTGTGAGTTTCTTGCGATGCAG ATGGCAAAAATGGATCTTAATGGAGTTGAGGAGAAGGACAgcatagaaaaaatattttggagtGCCATGGATATGCTTTCAGACGATGATAAGAAATTACCGCAG GTTTCAAACATGCTACCGTTGCTGAAACGTGGAATAGGAGTGCATCATTCTGGCTTACTTCCAATTCTAAAGGAAGTGATCGAGATTTTATTTCAAGAAGGACTAATAAAG TGTTTGTTTGCAACAGAGACCTTCAGCATTGGTTTGAACATGCCTGCAAAAACTGTTGTTTTTACCAATGTCCGAAAATTTGACGGGGATAAGTTTAGGTGGTTGTCTAGTGGAGAATATATTCAGatgagtggccgagctggtcGACGAGGTATTGATGAACGTGGAATATGTATCCTCATGGTTGATGAGAAAATGGAACCTTCAACTGCTAAAATGATGGTTAAAGGGGCAGCTGATAGTTTGAACAG TGCCTTTCATTTGAGCTATAACATGATTTTGAATCAAATGCGCTGTGAAGATGGTGATCCAGAAAATTTGCTCCGAAATTCCTTTTATCAGTTCCAAGCTGATCGTGCCATTCCTGATCTTGAG AAACAAATAAAGATTCTTGAGGAAGAGAGGGAATCAATTGTTATTGAGGAGGAAAATAGTTTAAAGGATTATTACGATCTGCTGGATCAGCACAGAAGCTTGAATAAGGAGGTTCATGACATTGTAATATCTCCAAGGCACTGCTTACCATTTTTACAGCCTGGGAGGCTTGTTTCACTTCATTGTACTTCATGTGATGAAGATCATCACCCAATTTTTTCGGAGGACAAGTTGACTTGGGGATTGGTGATTAATTTTGAAAGAGTTAAAAGTAATGCTgaag ATGATGCAACCATAAAGGCAGAAGATGCGTCTTACATGGTTGATGTTCTTACAAGATGTGTGGTTACAAAAGATAAGATTGGCAAAAAGTCTGTTAGGATTGTTCCTCTTAAAGAACTTGGACAACCTCTGGTGGTTTCAGTTCCTATCTCTCAG ATTAATACAATAACCAGTCTTCGTCTATATATACCAAAGGATCTTTTGCCATTGGAAGCTCGAGAAAACACACTAAAGAAAGTGTTGGAAACTCTTTCCAGATTTGGTGAGAAAGGTTTGCCTCTTCTAGATCCGGAAGAAGACTTGAAG ATCCAGAGTAGCTCGTACAAAAAGTTATCCCGTAGGATAGAGGCTTTGGAGAGACTATTTGAAAAGCATGAAATTGCAAAGTCACCACTTATAAAGCAGAAGTTAAAAATGTTGCACAGGAAGCAAGAATTGACTGCAAAGATAAAGTCCATTAAGAAAACATTAAGATCTTCTAGTGCTTTGGCCTTCAAGGATGAACTTAAGGCAAGGAAGAGGGTTCTTCGCAGGCTAGG ATATGCTACAGGTGATAATGTGGTCGAATTGAAAGGAAAGGTTGCCTGTGAAATTAGTAGTGCAGATGAATTAACCTTAACAGAGCTCATGTTCAATGGTGTCTTAAAGGACATAAAGGTGGAGGAGATGATTTCTCTCCTGTCATGTTTTGTCTGGCAAGAAAAAATTCAAGATGCTGCCAAACCCCGGGAAGAACTTGATCTGCTTTTTGTACAATTGCAAGACACTGCTCGGAGAGTTGCCCAACTTCAGCTCGAGTGCAAG gtgCAAATTGATGTTGAGAGTTTTGTGAAGTCATTTAGGCCGGATATTATGGAGGCTGTGTATGCTTGGGCAAAAGGTTCAAAGTTCTTTGAGATAATGGAAATTACACAGGTTTTTGAGGGTAGCTTGATTAGGGCAATTAGACGGCTTGAGGAAGTTCTTCAGCAACTAATAGAAGCAGCAAAGTCCATTGGGGAAACTCAATTAGAGGAAAAGTTTGAAGAAGCTGTTTCCAAAATCAAGAGGGATATTGTGTTTGCAGCATCCCTGTATCTCTAA
- the LOC107486856 gene encoding LOW QUALITY PROTEIN: high mobility group B protein 15-like (The sequence of the model RefSeq protein was modified relative to this genomic sequence to represent the inferred CDS: deleted 1 base in 1 codon; substituted 1 base at 1 genomic stop codon) — translation MASTSCVSNMPLPATTMTWNSHQNPAPLAKYEEVTTNPKLFMSTLEKLHADLGTKFMIPIIGGKELDLFHLFIEVTSRGGIEKIIKERRWKEVTQTFNFPSTATNASFVLRKYYSSLLYHYDIYSTKIXLDFNLSDVVQRAQFSQPCLGFQHSRVDATAESSQGSAAVVGVIDAKFESGYLITVSIGSEVLKGVLYQDPHPHTHPQGAFQSVMAKNTNNNCNSSLGVVHRRRRRKKSEIKRRDPAHPKPNRSGYNFFFAEQHARLKPLHQAKDREISRIIGELWNKLKDPERLVYQEKALKDKERYKAEMEDYRQKRNNNNNAAMLPLQQQLPEVDENEEGSLQSQTPEEESTSGGSENENDVNMDASLPLPPVTTTTTLPPQPTFFTLDKPSMEGDHYNLGHQNIHDSKNMLTML, via the exons ATGGCATCAACATCTTGTGTGAGTAACATGCCATTACCCGCCACTACTATGACTTGGAACTCTCACCAAAATCCTGCACCACTTGCAAAGTATGAGGAGGTTACAACGAATCCCAAGCTTTTCATGAGTACTCTAGAGAAGCTCCATGCTGATCTGGGAACCAAGTTCAT gATACCCATTATTGGAGGAAAAGAACTGGATCTGTTTCACCTCTTCATTGAAGTGACTTCTCGAGGAGGGATTGAGAAG ATTATCAAAGAGAGAAGATGGAAAGAAGTAACTCAAACTTTCAACTTTCCATCAACAGCTACAAATGCTTCTTTTGTGTTGCGCAAGTACTACTCTTCACTACTTTACCACTATGATATATACAGTACAAAAATA TAACTTGACTTCAATTTGTCAGATGTTGTGCAAAGAGCACAATTTTCACAGCCTTGTCTTGGCTTCCAACATTCAAGGGTTGATGCTACTGCCGAATCATCTCAAGGATCTGCAGCAGTAGTTGGAGTGATCGATGCAAAATTTGAAAGTGGATATCTGATTACAGTTTCAATAGGTTCAGAGGTGCTGAAAGGTGTACTTTATCAGGATCCACATCCACATACACATCCACAGGGAGCATTTCAGAGTGTTATGGCCAAGAACACCAacaataattgtaattcttcattggGTGTTGTCCACCGTCGTCGTCGTAGGAAGAAATCAGAGATCAAAAGGAGGGATCCTGCTCATCCAAAACCTAACAGAAGTGGCTACAATTTCTTCTTTGCTGAGCAACATGCAAGACTAAAACCACTACACCAAGCCAAGGACAGAGAGATTAGTAGGATCATTGGTGAACTTTGGAACAAGTTAAAAGATCCCGAAAGATTA GTATATCAAGAGAAGGCTTTAAAGGATAAAGAGAGGTACAAAGCAGAAATGGAAGATTATCGTCAGAAAcgcaacaataataataatgctgcTATGCTGCCATTGCAACAACAGCTTCCGGAAGTGGATGAGAACGAAGAAGGCTCTCTTCAAAGTCAAACTCCTGAAGAGGAGAGCACTTCTGGTGGTAGCGAAAATGAGAATGATGTTAACATGGATgcttctcttcctcttcctcctgttactactactactacacTACCTCCTCAACCTACATTTTTTACTTTAGACAAACCATCCATGGAAGGAGATCATTATAACCTTGGACATCAAAATATCCATGACTCAAAAAATATGTTGACAATGCTTTAG
- the LOC107486858 gene encoding probable methyltransferase PMT19, protein MKMAWVPLPQSQNLNLRSILLCVFPCSLFLYLIYSYATSSSVFTITPQPLLDLDYSRHTTFEFCASNYTNYCPCHDPRRQKRFPKARMFRKERHCPQSPPDRLTCLIPRPVGYKTPFPWPQSKDSAWFTNVPFPKLVNYKKSQNWVRLEGDRFLFPGGGTSFPDGVNGYVHALSRLLPLPHIRTALDVGCGVASFGAALMDYGILTMSIAPSDEHEGQVQFALERGLPAMVGVLSIHRLPFPSRSFDMAHCSRCLVPWTDNDGLYLREMDRILRPGGYWVLSGPPINWRVNYNAWGREAKELEKEQSMLEELAMELCWEKVAESDQFAVWQKPLNHMGCIHKLKTWGRHPKFCNSSSDPDPHAGWYTEMSACIFAIPEEKDTHRPRVNFDEDNRRWRRRVSRYGEMLKSLCCGRYRNVMDMNAEFGGFAATMVEMKYPVWVMNVVPVDVKGNINNNSLPIIFERGLIGTYMDWCEAFSTYPRTYDLIHACGIFSMYKDKCDISDILIEMHRIVRPKGALIIRDDRDVIMRVKETTDAMRWNGTLLSSGDSDEKEMILLVDNA, encoded by the exons ATGAAGATGGCATGGGTTCCCCTTCCCCAATCCCAAAATCTGAATCTGAGGAGTATATTGTTGTGCGTCTTCCCATGCTCTCTATTCTTGTACCTCATATATTCCTATGCCACCTCCTCCTCGGTCTTCACCATCACTCCTCAACCATTATTGGATTTGGATTACAGTCGTCACACCACCTTTGAGTTCTGCGCAAGCAACTACACCAACTACTGTCCATGCCACGACCCTCGCAGGCAGAAGAGGTTTCCCAAGGCCAGAATGTTCCGGAAAGAGCGTCACTGCCCACAAAGCCCTCCAGACAGGCTGACCTGCTTGATACCCAGGCCCGTGGGCTACAAGACCCCCTTCCCTTGGCCCCAAAGCAAGGACTCCGCATGGTTCACCAACGTCCCCTTCCCTAAGCTCGTCAACTATAAGAAGTCTCAGAATTGGGTCAGGTTGGAAGGTGACCGTTTTCTCTTTCCGGGAGGTGGCACTTCCTTCCCCGACGGTGTCAACGGTTACGTTCATGCTCTCAGCCGCCTCCTTCCTCTCCCCCATATCAGAACAGCTCTTGATGTTGGTTGCGGG GTTGCAAGCTTTGGAGCAGCTCTAATGGACTATGGTATCTTGACAATGTCAATTGCACCGAGCGATGAGCATGAAGGTCAGGTACAGTTTGCTCTCGAAAGGGGACTCCCAGCAATGGTTGGAGTTTTAAGCATTCATAGGCTCCCATTCCCTTCAAGATCATTTGACATGGCCCACTGCTCCAGATGCCTTGTCCCATGGACTGATAATG ATGGGCTTTACTTAAGAGAGATGGACCGGATTTTGCGGCCGGGTGGATATTGGGTGCTGTCGGGGCCACCCATAAATTGGAGGGTGAACTACAATGCATGGGGAAGAGAGGCTAAGGAGTTGGAAAAGGAGCAGAGCATGTTGGAAGAGCTTGCAATGGAACTGTGTTGGGAAAAAGTTGCTGAGAGCGATCAGTTTGCTGTATGGCAAAAACCCCTAAATCATATGGGCTGCATACACAAGTTGAAGACATGGGGGAGACACCCCAAGTTCTGCAACTCATCATCAGACCCTGACCCTCATGCTGGATG gtatacagaaatgagtgcatGTATTTTTGCTATTCCAGAGGAGAAGGATACGCATCGACCGAGGGTTAACTTTGATGAAGATAATAGGAGATGGAGAAGGAGAGTATCCCGTTACGGGGAGATGTTAAAGTCCCTGTGCTGTGGTAGATATCGGAACGTTATGGATATGAATGCTGAGTTTGGTGGATTTGCAGCAACAATGGTCGAAATGAAATATCCAGTTTGGGTTATGAATGTTGTTCCCGTTGATGTAAAAGGCAACATCAACAATAATAGTCTTCCCATTATCTTTGAACGTGGCCTTATTGGGACTTACATGGATTG GTGTGAGGCCTTCTCAACATACCCGCGAACATATGATTTGATACACGCATGTGGTATATTCAGTATGTATAAGGACAA GTGTGATATTAGTGATATTCTAATCGAGATGCATCGGATTGTTCGTCCCAAAGGAGCGCTTATTATTAGAGATGATAGGGACGTAATTATGAGAGTGAAAGAAACAACAGATGCAATGAGATGGAATGGAACATTACTGTCGTCGGGTGATAGTGATGAGAAGGAAATGATTCTGCTTGTAGACAATGCATAA